CGACCTGGACTGCGGCTCCCTCACCGGCGTCTCCCTGGCGATCGATCCGGGCGAGGTCGTGTGCCTGTCCGGGACTTCGGGCGGCGGCAAGAGCCGCCTGCTGCGGGCCATAGCCGATCTGGATGCGCACACCGGTGACGTCTGGTGGGGCGATCTCCACCAGGGGAGTCTCCCGGGTCATCAATGGCGCCAGCGAGTCATGCTGTTACCCGCGGAGGCGCCCTGGTGGTTTGAACGGGTCGGCGCCCATTTCCCCGCCACTCCGGACCCATCGGACCTTGCCGCCGTGGGCTTGCCAGCAGACGCCATGGACTGGCCGATCACGAGATTGTCGTCGGGGGAGCGCCAGCGCGCCGCTCTGCTAAGAATGATGGCCCACGGACCGCAGGCACTGCTGCTGGACGAACCGACCGCGAACCTGGATGCCACCACCACCGAGCGTGTGGAGGCGTGGCTGCTGCGGCGCATCCGTACCGACAGGCTGACCGTACTCTGGGTAGCCCACGACATGGCGCAGGTGAGGCGCGTCGCCGGCCGGCACCTGCGCATCAACGGCAATCGGCTGGAGGCCGTGGCGTGGACGTAATCGAGATCACCTGGTGGTCCCTGGCGGGCACCTCGCTGCTGGTGCTCGCCCTCGCCGTGTGCACCCACCTGGCACGGCTGGGAGTGTCGCGGGATGTGGTCATCGCCGCGGTGCGGACGGTCATCCAGCTCGCCCTGATCGGTCTGGTCCTGGAGACGCTGTTCGCCTTCGCCGCGCTGCAGTGGGTGCTGCTCATGGGCGTGGCCATGGTGCTGGTCGCCGGTCGCGAGGTGATGGCCCGTCAGAACCGGCGCCTGACCGGCGGCTGGGCGTTCGGAATAGGGACCGTCGCCATGTTCCTGTCGTCGTTCACCGTGACGGCATTCGCGCTGGCGGTGGTCATCGGCCCGGACCCCTGGTACACGCCACAGTACTCCATCCCCTTGCTGGGAATGATGCTCGGCAACACCATGACCGGCATCGCTCTCGGGCTCGACCGGCTCACCGACACCGCCTGGCAGCAGCGCCAGGTGATCGAGGGGCGATTGATGCTCGGTCAGAGCTGGTCCACGGCCATCGCGGATATTCGTCGCGACGCAATGCGCACCGGCATGATCCCCATGATCAACGCCATGGCTGCGGCGGGGGTGGTCAGCCTGCCCGGCATGATGACGGGCCAGATCCTGGCCGGGACGCCGCCCGCGCTGGCGGTCAAGTATCAGATCCTGGTGATGTTCCTGATCACCGTTGGCACCGGGTTTGGCACGGTGGCATCAGTGATGATCGGTGCGCGCCGCCTGTTCGACGACCGTGAACGGCTGCGCATCGACCGTCTCAGCGCCCCGCGCAAGGGCGCGTAAGCGCCCGACGGCGAGGCCGGCCCCCGGAGCGGGTTGCCGGGGCCAACCTCCCGATGGTCAGGACACCGCCGTCCGGTATCCCTCTGCCGTCAGCTTCTCGGTCAACGCCGCAATGTGGGCGGGACCCACTTCACAGCAGCCGCCCACGATGGTTGCGCCCTGCCGGACCCACCCAAGCGCGTGCTCGGCGTACGCGGCGGGATCAAGGTCCTTGCGTGCTTCGAGCACATCAACCGTGCCGCCCGGTTTCAGGGCCTCCACGGACGTGAAGGCGTTGGCGTAGCCGCCGAACGGCACACCGCTTCGCGCGAGCACGTCCATGGCCGAGGTGACCGCTTCCGGCACGGAGCAGTTGATCAGCAGGCGCGCCGCGCCGGCGGCCACCACCTGTTCGGCGGCTTCGGCAAGAGATTCACCGGAGCGCAGGCGCGTGCCGTCGCCATCATCCACCGTGAACGCAACCCACACCGGCAGGTTGCTCTCGGCGGCAGCAACGGTCGCCGCGCGCGCCTCCCGTGCCAGGGACATGGTCTCGCAGAGGAAGAGGTCCACGCCGCCGGACTGCGCCGCGACCATCTCCCGATAGGCCTGCAGGCAGGTGGCGTCGTCCGGCGCGATGTCCGGGCTGTAGCTCGCCATGAGCGGTGGCAGGCAACCGGCGATGCGCACATCCCGGCCGCTGTCGTCGCGGGCCTGGCGGGCGGCATCCAGCGCCGCGGCGTGCAGCGGCCCGAAGAGATCGGGCTCGCCATCGCGCTCCAGGCGCTGGGGCGTGGCACTGTACGTGTTGGCGGTGATGACCTGGGCGCCGGCCTCGATGAAGTCACGATGGGCTGCAACCACCAGATCCGGCTCGTCGAGCATCACCTGGGCGGACCACAGCGGGGATGCCGGGCGGCTGCTGCGCCGACGCAGCTCCTGGCCCATGCCGCCGTCCAGGATGAGAACGTCGTTCTGGTTCGGGTGCATCATTCGGGTCTCCTCTCGATTGTTGTGGCCGCCGCCGGACTCCGCGGCTCGGCCGCCTCTTCGGCGGCGGCATCACTGCACGTGCGGGGGAAAAGGAACGAGACGGCTGCGACCAGCGCGGCGAGCGTCGCAAACACAATGAATGCCTCCCCATAACCGGCGCGGGCGATGGTCCAGCCGACCAGTGGCGAGCCCACGGCCTGGCCGATCGTGATCGCAAGAAACGGGATCACCGGCCCCATGGACGGGCGGTCACGCAGCAGCCGGATGCCCGTCACCAAGTACAACCCGGTCAGGGTCATGAACGCCCAGCCGAAGACGGCGGCCGATATCAGCGCGATCAGCAAGTCGCCGGGCGCGGTTGCAATCAGCGCTGTTGCGCCCCCCAGCCCGACCAGCGCCAGTGCCTGGGTGGCGGGCGCACCAATGCGGTCCCCCAGGTCACTCGCCCAGGCGCCGGCGAGGCCCGTGATGCCCACCACCAGCCAGAGGTAACCGGTGAGCCGCTCCGGCAGGCTACCCACCTCAACGACCAGATCGGGCGCGAAGATCCAGTAGGCGGATCCGGCCACGCCCATGGCGAAGCAGAACAGGGTCAGCCGCGTGACCTCGAGCCACCGCTCCCGGGAAACGGGCGCCGTGGGCTGCGCCTGGCCCCGGCTTCCCGGCGCGGATGACGGAATCAGCAGAAGGGCTGCCAGTACGCCCAGCGCCGCCAGCACCGCAAACGAGCCGTAGGCGAGGCGCCAGGCGCCGCTCAGCAGCAGCACGGCCGGCACGCAGACGATCAGGCCAGCGCTGGTGCCGGCATTCATGACGGCGTTCACGCGCCCGCGGAGATCGGCGCGGACGGCGGCCTGCGCGCCGGACGATAACGCAGGCATCATCAGCCCCGTGGCGATGCCACAGGCGAAGACGCCGGTGCCGAGCACCACGGCGTCGCCCGCGAGGCTGATCAGGGTGAGGCCCGCAAGCGCGAACACCCCCGACAACCCGGCTGCCAGCCGTGGCCCCAGGCGGTCCGCCACCAGCGGGGCAACCACGCTGGCAAAACAGAAACTGATGAACGCCAGCGAGCCGACGATGCCCACGGCATCGGCAGACAGCCCGAGCTCCGCGCGGATCGACGGGACGAACAAGCCGAACGCGTAACGGGCGAGCCCGTACGCGATGGCGATCAGCCCGGCACCGAGAACCGCATAGCCGGTGGCGCTGACTGGCCTCATGCATGCCCCCTGGTGGCCGACGCGAGCACCGCAGGCAGCATGGCACGCAGGTGGCTGGTGACGGCGGAGGCACCGAGGACCGGCGTGAGCGCATCGGCCCCTTCCAGGATCACCAGTACGCGCTCGGCCGTGACGGAATCGTCCACGACACCGTCACGGGACAGGGCGTCGGCGATGACAGCGATCAGCTCCCGCTTGAGCCGGCGTCCCTGGTCGGCAATGGCCGGATGGTGCTGCTCGAACTCGCCGATCGCCTTGATGACGATGCAGCCGCGATTCGCGGTGGTCTCCAGCCACTGACAGTGCACGTGGGCCAGCGCCATGACGGCATCGCCCGCGGCGGCGGTGTCGACCGCGCGGCGCAGCTCGTCCAGATAGCGCGCGTAGCGCCGGTCGAGCACTGCTTCGATCAACGCTTCCTTGGAGGCGAAGTGGTTGTAGAGCGTCATCCGGGCGACACCGGCCTCGGCAACCACCCGGTCGACGCCGGTGGCGTGGAACCCCTCCGCATAGAAAAGCCGCTCGGCGGTGTCGAGCAGCGTGTCGCGCTTTCTGGCCACCATTGCAGCCTCCAGTTAATATAGAACGATCTATCTAAATTCTGAGGTTCAACAGGCTGAACTGTCAACAGGTCGAGGGTCCGCTTCCCGATCAGACCCGTTATACTGCGCCGTCCATCCACGGTGACCGGGGAGTTCCATGGCTCACGACGTGATCCGCATCAAGGGCGCCCGCCAGAACAACCTCCGCAATCTGGACATCGACCTGCCCCTGGGCGAGCTGGTGGTGGTGACCGGCGTGTCCGGCTCGGGCAAGTCGTCCCTGGCGTTCGACACGGTCTACTCCGAGGGTCAGCGGCGCTACGTGGAGACCTTCTCCCCCTATGCGCGCCAGTTCCTGGACCGCATGGACAAGCCCGCCGTGGACGCCATCGAGGGCATCCCGCCGTCCATCGCCATCGACCAGAACAACCCGGTGCGCACCTCCCGCTCCACCGTGGGCACCATGACCGAGCTCAACGACCACCTGAAGCTGCTGTTTGCGCGCACGGCGCAGCTGTACTGCGGCGGCTGCGGTCAGCGGGTGCAGAAGGACGACCCGGAGAGCATCGCCGCCCGGCTGCTGGCCCGCGCCGAAGGGCAGCGGGCCATGGTTGTCGCGACGGTCGCGGTGCCCAAGGGGCTGACCGCGAAGGAACTCAAGAGCCTGCTGGAGAGCCAGGGCTACACCCGTTTCCACAAGACGCTGAAGAACCGCGTGGAAGTGGTGGTGGACCGGGTGCGCCTGGCCGGCGACCGGCGCGATCGCCTGGTGGAGGCGCTGGAGGCCGGCCTGCACCTGGGCCGCGGCAGCGTGGCCGTGCATCCGCTGGACGATGACCGCAAGCCACTGGACCCCTGGCGCTTCTCCGGGGACTTCCACTGCGCCGACTGCGACATCCACTACCAGGCGCCCTCCTCCAGCCTGTTCTCGTTCAACTCGCCGGTGGGCGCCTGTGAGACCTGCCGCGGCTTCGGCCGGGTCATGGGCATCGACTACTCCCTGGTGATCCCGGACGAGAACAAGACCCTGGCCGAGGGCTGCATCCGCCCGTTCCAGTCCGGCCGCTCGGCGGAGTGCCAGACGGATCTCATGCGCTACGCCCGCCGCGCCGGCATTGCCACGGACATCCCGTGGAAGGATCTGCCCCAGGACCACCGGGACTGGGTGATCGAGGGCGAAGGCGGCTGGAACCAGCGCTGCTGGTACGGCGTGCGCCGCTACTTCGACTGGGTGGAGCGCAAGAGCTACAAGATGCACATGCGCGTACTGCTGTCGCGCTACCGCAGCTACGACCGCTGCCCCGAGTGCGACGGCGCGCGCCTGAAGCCCGAGCCGCTGCTCTGGCGCGTGGGTGGCCACGACGAGGTGGACCGCGTGGTGGCGCGTGACCACCGCTACCGGCCGCGCGGCGCGCGTCTGGAGCAGGAGCGCTTTCTCGGCCTGCCCGGCCTGAACCTCCAGGACATGCTCAACCTGCCGCTGGGGCGTTTGCGGGAGTACTTCGACCACGTGGACCTGCCGGCCCCGCTGGACGAGGCCGCCGAACTCCTGCTGGACGGCATTCGCGCACGGTTGCGCTACCTCACCCAGGTGGGCCTGGGCTATCTCACCCTGGACCGCCAGTCGCGCACGCTCTCCGGGGGCGAGGTGCAGCGCATCAACCTCACCACGGCGCTGGGCACCTCGCTGGTAAACACTCTGTTCGTGCTGGACGAGCCCAGCATCGGCCTGCACCCGCGCGACATGGGCCGCATCATCGAGGTGATGCACCGCCTGCGCGACGCCGGCAACTCCCTGCTGGTGGTGGAGCACGACCCGGACGTGATGCGTGCGGCCAACCGCATCCTGGACATCGGCCCCGGTCCCGGCGAGCGCGGCGGCGAAATCGTCTGTTTCGACACCCCGGACACGGTGGCCGCCACCGCGGGCTCACTCACCGGCGACTACCTGGCCGGCCGGCGCAGCGTCGCCGCGGCGCGGCCGGACGTCCGCCGCGAACCGGCCGACCACTGGCTGCACCTGCGCGGTGCCACCGAGCACAACCTGCACGGCCTGGACGTGGATATCCCGCTGGAGCGGCTGGTGTGCGTCACCGGCGTCTCCGGCTCGGGCAAGTCCACCCTGGTCACGGACGTGCTCTACAACACCCTGGCCCGACGCAAGGGCCACGGCACCAACCCGGCGGGCCACGTGGACGCCCTGGAAGGCGACGAGCACCTGGAGGACGTGGTGCTGGTGGACCAGTCCCCCATCGGCAAGACCACCCGCTCCAACCCGGCCAGC
This genomic interval from Aquisalimonas asiatica contains the following:
- a CDS encoding MFS transporter, which produces MRPVSATGYAVLGAGLIAIAYGLARYAFGLFVPSIRAELGLSADAVGIVGSLAFISFCFASVVAPLVADRLGPRLAAGLSGVFALAGLTLISLAGDAVVLGTGVFACGIATGLMMPALSSGAQAAVRADLRGRVNAVMNAGTSAGLIVCVPAVLLLSGAWRLAYGSFAVLAALGVLAALLLIPSSAPGSRGQAQPTAPVSRERWLEVTRLTLFCFAMGVAGSAYWIFAPDLVVEVGSLPERLTGYLWLVVGITGLAGAWASDLGDRIGAPATQALALVGLGGATALIATAPGDLLIALISAAVFGWAFMTLTGLYLVTGIRLLRDRPSMGPVIPFLAITIGQAVGSPLVGWTIARAGYGEAFIVFATLAALVAAVSFLFPRTCSDAAAEEAAEPRSPAAATTIERRPE
- a CDS encoding TetR/AcrR family transcriptional regulator, producing MVARKRDTLLDTAERLFYAEGFHATGVDRVVAEAGVARMTLYNHFASKEALIEAVLDRRYARYLDELRRAVDTAAAGDAVMALAHVHCQWLETTANRGCIVIKAIGEFEQHHPAIADQGRRLKRELIAVIADALSRDGVVDDSVTAERVLVILEGADALTPVLGASAVTSHLRAMLPAVLASATRGHA
- a CDS encoding ABC transporter ATP-binding protein, whose translation is MLDAPARLTIHDLDCGSLTGVSLAIDPGEVVCLSGTSGGGKSRLLRAIADLDAHTGDVWWGDLHQGSLPGHQWRQRVMLLPAEAPWWFERVGAHFPATPDPSDLAAVGLPADAMDWPITRLSSGERQRAALLRMMAHGPQALLLDEPTANLDATTTERVEAWLLRRIRTDRLTVLWVAHDMAQVRRVAGRHLRINGNRLEAVAWT
- a CDS encoding homocysteine S-methyltransferase family protein, producing MMHPNQNDVLILDGGMGQELRRRSSRPASPLWSAQVMLDEPDLVVAAHRDFIEAGAQVITANTYSATPQRLERDGEPDLFGPLHAAALDAARQARDDSGRDVRIAGCLPPLMASYSPDIAPDDATCLQAYREMVAAQSGGVDLFLCETMSLAREARAATVAAAESNLPVWVAFTVDDGDGTRLRSGESLAEAAEQVVAAGAARLLINCSVPEAVTSAMDVLARSGVPFGGYANAFTSVEALKPGGTVDVLEARKDLDPAAYAEHALGWVRQGATIVGGCCEVGPAHIAALTEKLTAEGYRTAVS
- a CDS encoding ABC transporter permease; the encoded protein is MDVIEITWWSLAGTSLLVLALAVCTHLARLGVSRDVVIAAVRTVIQLALIGLVLETLFAFAALQWVLLMGVAMVLVAGREVMARQNRRLTGGWAFGIGTVAMFLSSFTVTAFALAVVIGPDPWYTPQYSIPLLGMMLGNTMTGIALGLDRLTDTAWQQRQVIEGRLMLGQSWSTAIADIRRDAMRTGMIPMINAMAAAGVVSLPGMMTGQILAGTPPALAVKYQILVMFLITVGTGFGTVASVMIGARRLFDDRERLRIDRLSAPRKGA